ctttttgtttaccACTTATTTGATGATGAATGTGTTAATCCCATGGTTTTAATGatttcctatttgattttgatgataacaaacaaATGAATTTAGTTCATTATTATGATTATAGCAAATGAATGAAATTAGGAATTGAGATTTCTTTTGAAGGCAAATGCTAGAATTCTGAACATATGTTAGTATTTTTGGTATAATTTTtattcaaatataatattaatacaagtCTTGATGATCTGGAAAGAAAACTTATTTATCTAAAACTtttatattcaatatatttttaaatttaaacgtTAACTATGAGTAATAGGGTCTGCAATTTATCCATCCATAGCTGTACTTCAATCTGACATATGTTTACTCTTTTAGCTGTAACTTTTCAACCAAAtgtcaatttaaaatgattaatatCAGGTTGGGAATAAAACTTAAAGGGCTACAActtttatattaaatatatttttaaatttgaatgTTAACTATGAGTAATAGGGTCTGCAATCTATTTATCTATAGCTGTAATTCAGGCTAACATATGTTTAGTTTTTTAGCTGTAACATTTTAACCAAGTGTCCTTTTGAAATGATTCTTATAAATTGGAAAGATAAATTAAAGGGTTGCAACTTTGTATGGAGCCACTAAATCAAATTCAACCTTTTAATTTGTCAAAAAGTACTGCAATACAAAAAACCAAATCTGACCCAAATATGCCTACATTAAATGTGTTAAAAAAGGATTTCCAAAGCTTCAAATTGTTTCAAACAAGAAAATGGCTTCTCATGCCTATAAAGGAGGTTCATACCTCTTATTGTAACAAGGAAGAGagttccaaagaggattgaagAGAAATCAAGAGAGTATTGTGCTTACAAGTGAAAATCTTTTCTTGTTGAAAAATTGAGTATAGTGCTTTCATtcttattattttgattaagtATTGTAAGATAGTGTGAAGCTCTTGCTAGCTTGTGTGATAGAGAGTGAGCTTGTGTGATAGAGAGTGATTGCTTAGGAGGATTGTACTTTAGATAAAGAAAAAAGTATTTGAGAGAGTAGATATATAAAGGTTGCTTGCACCTGGTAGACAAGCGGTTTGTAAAGCTTTGGATAAGCCTAGTGGATTAATCTCAAGTAGGAGTTCGAGGGGTGGATGTAGGCTCACAAGAagactgaaccactataaatcgttacgtattatttttcttctattcactctttattttttcataCTTAGTTGTATATTTATGATTATTACTTGCTATACTTGTtgcatctaattaattttatttgaggggatttgattttatttctgcaaaattttataaacccaattcacccccttctCTTGGGTTGCCTAGTTGGGCCAacaaattggtatcagagcaagggcTCTGTTTATAGGCTTAACCGTCTTAGAGTAGATCATGGCAACCATAGTAGGAATCTCGTTTGCCGAATGTCAATCGACCAATATGCTACCTCATTCACAATCTTCCATAAACCTTCCCGATCAAATAAGATTTGATCCAGACCTTCCAATACGCATAATTCGTGTTATTCAATTTTTTGATCCCAATGCTAGAGATGATAGTAGCTTCACATATGATGATTCACCATTCAATCACCAAACAAGAATTCACATGCTTGCACCACCATACAACAAATTATTGAAAACTCTTTACCCATGCCAAACTACAAACATCGAACAACCGATCTCTAAGCTTATGGCTCTAATACCATATAGAACGGATGCTACACAGAGTAGGTCGACCATATTGGCCCAAGATTTAGAACAAATAttaaacaaaaaatagaaaagcgacactacaagaaaaataattagaagagagaaaaaaatattttattaaaaaatgagCCATACAAAAAGACTTCTTTTCAATCATCATCGAGAAGGAcaactctcactctctctcttttctcacgCTGCACACCAAAGATCTCTTTAAATATAGTTTCATACTTGATAAGACCGTTAAAGATAAGATTTGATTCCTGCTCAAATTGCAAACCAACGTCTCGTAAAAGATAAGTCTTGATAATCACTAAAGAATAAAGATAACTATTATAGAATAAATAATTAAGTAAAACAAAACTAAGGATAAAATCTTAGCACAAGTAGGACGAGCAATAATTCTCAATAGTAGAGTGGTGCGGAATGGGAGGAGTCGACAGAAGGGTGGGTTGTGAGGAGTCATTGGAGATGGGACGCGGAACAAGTCACGAGGGTGGCGTTTAGCCATCTGAAATGGATGGCTATgataaatctattttttttaaaaaaaagaaacaccgCAGCAATCATCTTCTAACTTTTAGAGTGCCATTTactaaaaataacaataattagttattaaggttttttttttgggttaaaacgtcaattcatataactctaacttgagtacatctagccaaatcaaaaaaaaataaatagaacaaagaAGTGCAACTATCAACTACAGATGTCCAATGTAGCTCTTCGGAGTGCTGGGCAATCTAGGAGACGACCCAATCAACTCCTCTGTTCATCTCCCGGTATACATGTGCAGCCTGAAAATCACCCATCTCCTAAGTCAGTCTCCGAGTCTCTAGGATGAGGGAGTGACCGTCACCATACATGTCCACATCCTGAATCCAGTCAATCACTACAGAAGAGTCCTCCTCAAGATGCACCCAACCCAATCGGCAACGAGAACCCTCCTTGCATAGGATAAACCCTCTAAAGCAGCTCGTAGCTTTTCTCCAACAACAGTAAGCCCTCATATAATTTATTAAGTTTAAAGCTACAGAAATTTCCCTATGCCGGTATTTCTAACGCCAGTTATTCAATCCAACGAGACAAACTCAAGAGCCAGCAATCTAGTCCCTTCATCAGCTTGAAACAAAGTTCAAACTCCAAACTTGTCCAGATTATTTTGAATTTCCCTGCCGCGAACACTGTTCCACTGCATAAAACCAAATGAACCCAACTAGGAAGAGACCATCTCCGTACGCCAAGTGGCCAAATGACCACCTTTCCCTTACTTCGTGAGTCACGCCCCCGTCCAAACGCGCCGCTTAAATTTCTCCCCTTGAAGCGTCCAATACTACCGTATGCTCCCTTCTTTAAAACAACCGGACAAAATACACAGCGGTCCAGCCTATTTGAAACTTTGAAATCTCCCTTCCCTcccacctcctcctctccatgctgCCTCCATTGCAAGATACATAGAAAGCTAGCCACTTAGCCAGCCATGGGTTGCGTCTCCTCCACCTTCCTCGAAGACGAGGACCGCATCGTCGGCGGCCCTACCATCGGCCACCACATCGTCTCCCTCACCTCCACCACCTACGGCCACCTCACCACCCTCGACCAACCTCCTCCCCAAAcccctccaccaccaccaccaccaccacctcctccaccgCCGTCTCCCCCCTCCTTCACCCGCCGCTTCCTCCCCATCCCCCGCTCCGAGCCTGAGGTCATCAACTCCTGGGAGCTCATGGCCGGCCTCGACCCCACCACACCCACCaagccccccctccccccctccccaAGTCCGTGCAAGGAGAACTCCCACCGGTCCCTCCCTTTCTCCGATCCACAGCGGAAGGGAAACGTCCTCCGGCCGCTCAACGCCGGCCAGCGGCCGGTGAGGTACTCGCTGGAGATGTTCGAGAAGAGGTGCCCGCCAGGCGGGGCGCAGGTGGCGGTGCTGTACACGACGACGCTGCGCGGGGTGCGGAAGACGTTTGAGGACTGCAACGCGGTGCGTGCGGCTGTGGAGGAGCTCGGGGTGTGGGTCCGGGAGCGGGACGTGTCGATGGACATGGGATTCCGGGAGGAGCTCCGGGAGCTGATGAAGGGGTGTGGAGTTCAGGGGCCGGCGGTGCCGAGGCTGTTTGTGAAGGGGAGGGACATCGGCGGGGCGGAGGCGGTGCTGAGAATCCATGAGGAAGGCGGGCTGGCGGGTTTGCTGGCGGGGCTGCCGATGGCGCCTCGCGGCGGGGTCTGCGACGGATGCGGCGGGGTGAGGTTTCTACCGTGCTTCCAGTGCCGCGGAAGCCggaaggtggtggtggtggcggtggcggcggcggagaaggaggaggaggagaaggaaggggTGCAGGGTGGTGGAGGGAACCCTGGGAAGGGGAAGGTTGTGAGATGTACTGAGTGTAATGAGAACGGTTTGGTGCTCTGCCCCATCTGCTACtgattttttccttcttttttttataccttttttttttgaattttgtcagGTTTTGGGAAAGGAATATAATAATGGAGAATGTGAATGAGCCGATGACTCTCTTTTTTAGAGCATGCGATGGTTTGTATTCTCTGTTACTTAAtgtaaaaaattgcttgctatGTCTCTTTAGGGGGTCAAATTCTTATAGTTACGTTCCAGGTAGGTAAGCTTAACGCTATTAAAACAGGATGAGTTCCGGCAGGGGAAGTGACAAAAGAAACAAGAAGTTTGGAGCCATTGGCTTTGTAAACTCAGCTCCTTGTGGTTTATTTATTTGAGGATAAGAACACTGATTGATAGGAGTAAATGGAACAGGTTGGAGGGAGAGAAAAGAGGATTAATCTGTttcataattttagagaaataACTTATTTCTGAATCAAGCTGGCTAAATGGATTAGGAAGATGAAAGTAATTGTTCAGAAACAACTGTGTATCCTTCTGCAAAAGTGATTAGACTTAATGCTTAAAAGAGTGTGTGGCTGACAAAAGGTGCTATCTGATTTGAAGGAATCTTTATTCCTTCTTACTTTGCAACCACAAAGAGCACTACCATTGATATTTACTTAGCAAACTAAgacaatattatttttctataaGTTCTCGAGAAATATAGGACTTGTACCATCGTTTAATAGAGTTGCTAATAAAACGAAGCTGTTCATGAATAGCTTTAGCATGACTGTTTGGTGGAGGATATTCCATTCGAAAACAAGAAAACGTAATTTAAATCTCAGATCACAAACAAGGCAAACCTTAATATCGGATTTGTCAAGACAAGTAGAAATTTAAGCTCAGCTCACTTAAGTTGAGCATCTGTTTTGAAACTCAACTCGAGAAGTTGAGATCAGATGCCCATCTCATGTGGCGACTGGCGAGTGAGCTTGAATTGCTTAGTACTTTGGCTTTGCTTAGCTTGTGTTCACCTTTACATTTTAGTTGTCCGTAATCTGAAGCAGTACTAAAAATCCATCATGAACAAGTGTTGCTGCATTTGAAATGGTTGTGTTCCACAAAACAATCTTCGTAACTTTTTCATGTGTGGCCCTTTGACTTAACAAGACGACCTGATTGCCTAATTATATATCATTTGGAGTGGATAATCAGGTTGGGTCAATTAACAATTATGCGTTTGTTTTTCATATGGCCCTTTGACTATCATTAGACTGAACTTTGCGGAAGACGATTTTGGTAggcatttcttcttttctagccAATCATgaagtttaaataaaaaatttagaagCTATTAATGATAAATTAAGTAAGGCACCCATAACCAATTAGATAATTATTAACATGGATActttaattttcaaattaagCCATATCtatacatgtttttttttttttttctgttttttgatgaaactttatgTGCCATTAGTACTGTAAGAAATCCTAATAAACTTGCCTCAAAATTTCATTATGGTTAATGCTATTTGTAGAGTCATGTTGCATCTTCGATTACCTTCTCAACTAACTAAGATAACTTTAGAGTAAGAAAGGAAGGTCTTCTCTTAAAAGTTAAATCTAGTCCTAGTCTCAATAGAAATAGTAGTTGCAGGGTAACCTAGTTAAATTCTAATAAAGACAAAATCAAACTAATATTTAAACCACCAAAACCTAACTCAAAAATTTTATCAATTTTTCAATAacctatcatcaaatgcttgCTTGGATATATTTCCTCTTGCCATTTGAGAAAGATGTTATAGTTTGATTTCAAGTGGTACATACCCTCACTTtgtactaataaaaaaaatgccctAGATTTCCCTGATAAAAAGTGGCATAAATCTACTTGGAATTTCGGGCGCTAGCTTATATAAGGTAGTTGGGGTACAAGGTAGAAAATTTCCTTGGAGGGTGGCTGGTGCTTAGAGTCCCTCCCGATCTcagagagaaggggggaaaaaaaaggaagaagaaaagagagcttTGCAATGACTTTAAGGCTTGCCACTATGAAGGTTCATCTATGTGATCTTACCTCTGGTGTTGAAATTGACAGAGCTTTCCAATAACTTGTAGGGTGAATGTAAAAGATATATTTGATTATCCTAATGCTAGTTGAGTTTTATGAGGCTTTGAAACTCTCGACAATTTCATATCTTAGATCATATTGACAAGTATTAATTACCTTTAACCATGGTCAAATCTATCCCAATCATTCTATAACTGTTCCCTCTACACTAAAAATCTACACTTAAATTAGCCTCTCTTGCTTCAAGGAAGCAAAAGGGTTCTATACTCAAGTACTGGCTATACCTTCGGACCATTTGAATCAATATATATTGGCTTTTTAAGGTCTCTTATATCCTCTCCTAGTGACAGTTTATTCTTTACCATCAATGTAGTTCTATTAACTAAACTTTTGTCATTCCCGCTATTCTCTCCCCCATAATACTACCCATCATATTCTTTACACCCTGTCCTATATTTCCCACTATTTAGCCGAGATAACCCTTTAGAAAGACAAATCTCAACCATTTATCCATTCTTATCCATGACAACCCTATGCCTTCCAATCATTTCACTCCTCACATTTTAACCTCAAATCTCTTGACATTGTAAATACTCCAACCCCCCCTCCTTCCTAACCCACCAACCCTTTTCACTATAGAATATAagatatacatgcatgcatgcatatatacatatatatctacataaatatatatgtacatTTTTATGTACATACCTAATGGGGGGCGAAATATACTGTCATGCCCACAACAAAAGGGCCACCCAATTTCGGCCCAATAGATTCCAACGTCAGCTGGACAGAACTACGGTCCGGCCCAGAACCAGTCCGACCTTGGACTCATTCGAAAGCTCTTTCGACCTCGGATATTCTTCGACTCGCCTGACCAAGTTCGGGGCGTCTCCTGTATTCGCCGACTCGCCCTgatcgagctcggggcgccctctCCAATGATATGCCCCGACCCTTGAGCTCGGGGCACTCTGCCGAGCACACTTCGGAGCTCGAGATGCTAGGCTAACCTCAGCACCCGTCAGGTCATCCTTACCAAATGTATGATGCGACTTCTCAACGAGCTCGGCCCTGCTAACGGCCGTACCCACATACATGCCTACGCCCTCTTACGTGGCCCTACGTAACGACGCCCCCACGCCATGCTTTTGCTTACAGGCCTACAACAGCCAAGGACAACACCGTGCTACtccgaccataccctgctacgactgtcaacactttaccattcccaagaatggaTGGCGCCACCAGCAAGCTCGAGCTGCACGCCATCCAACTTAGAGCCATTCCATTTCATAATGAGGACAGGCAATACCTTCGCCACCTGGGCCTTTCTACAGAGACTATAAATAGCCTCATTAGATAATACTTAAGGGACTTTTGGCTAGACCAACTGAGTTCCacactaacttgatcgtcggagggtccTCACCGGAaataccggtgaggctttgtgtagATACACTGCCGACCATAGAAGGTGGCTCTTATCCTTTTTCTCCACACACTGACGGCTCTTCCGACTCCTCCGACGTGGTCACCCTCATGCCAGATTTGAGCCACAACAATAcctatgtacatacatatatataaagaaagagagagagttggacttAGCAACACTCGAATGAATCTTCACGTAGAATTTGTTAAGTTTAGATTGGACTATGGAGGTTTCACATTGATGATTCGAGCGGTTTGGATGTAATGAACTATCAGTCGAGATCAAAAGCAAGGTTCTCGGGCCGGGCCTTATACTTAGCTTTGCATCAGGTGGTCAAAATTTTGACAATTTAAACCACACAAGtagtatatattttttgagtacTCGATACGTAAGCCAAGGGTCTATAAATCGTATGATTTTTTATGCAAAGCCACTTTAGAGATAGTAGATTACATTCAATAACTTAGACTATTGATGTGGAACTCCTATTGATGGCTAAGTAACGGCCAGCAATACAATCGCGGCATGGGAGTCAGTCCACATGGGTGGCGTGCAATGCTGATCGGGTGGGGGATGTGTTGCTGCCACGACTGCAAACGGCTAGGACTATCGGTTGTTAGAACTGTCAATCCTTGTCGACACCTGCTGATTATTTTTCTCTGCTGATTGGCTCCTCGGCTGATGGCTCCTCAACTGGTGGTTCCTCAGCTGATCGACTCTTCAATCGGGGCCGAAATCATTCTCGTTGGTTTATTTTCATTTCCGAGGTTAAAAAGGTCGGTGTGAACCTAGGTCGAGTTGCCTACTATTTTTTTCATGAAGTATAATTTGACTTAGGACACCTGTTCGAGTCCAAAATAATTTAGAATGccggtttgagtctaaattGACTTATAGACTGAGTGCATCGAGGGCTGgggtttaaaaaagaaaatcttataCTTCGTAATTACAATATTTTATAGTGAATCCTTTGCATCATCTTTGTCCATAAGTATAGAACAATAGACCAAACTATATAAATAttatgtatttttattttttttttttcattttgcccTTCTTATTTTGTTATCCTTCCTGCCAATAGCGGCATAAAATGATAGTTGCAGACTTCCCATCCTGTTTAGATGaattaaaatttatgatttGGAAGAGGTTACGTGATGGAAGGGAAGTATCTACATTTTTCTATCGGCCAGGCAGGTTGGTATCTTGGACAGTTGGACGTCAGCAGACAGGGACTCAAAGTAAGGTTCCAATAATACCCTTATTTCGCCATAAACAACCCAACGCCCCCATCCCACCGCTGTCAAAAGAGAAACAATAATAACAATTAGTATCATCATCATTTGCTCCTTTTTATGCGATTTGAAACTATttcttattaaaataataaatttttatagtgACTCTATAATGATATCGCGGCATAAAATGATGCATTTAAATAGCCTCAACATAATAACTTTCGTTTGGAAAcactaaaaatataaataacgaTCATCAGCAGCAATGCAGTGGCAGTTCCTGAGCTATCCATTATTCCTGGATATCATAAAATAAGACTTATATTGACCCCAACAACAGCATAACTTGTAGGTCAGCCAATAAGATAAGTCTTCCGAGGGCCCTTCTTCATGTGGAACGAGCTGTTCCAGACGAATTAGTTGAGCCAATAACTTGCAGGCTCCGTCATCCGTCGAGCCCACAAGCAGTTCCATGGCAGCACCAGGACGGCCATGGATCACCTCAGCAGGGGGGGTGGGGGGCGCAGACCGCGCGCAGCGCAAAGGATGGCGGACGACGCCAGTCCCTGCTGGTGCTGGGCGCACGGCGCCAACGCTTACGGCGTCCCACAACGGTCACAAGATTTGATTTGACCCTGACATCTTGACCCCCAACCCAATGCCTCTGGGGAACCGGGAAGCCCATGTCCGCTTTCCTCCTTCCGAGAACGGAAGGCAGAAAACGGTCGCCTCGCGCCTTTGAATGCAACCCGTCCGTTTGCGGCCTTCTCTCGAGCTCGGAGGCGCGCATGCAGCCAAATCCTTACAAACAGAGAGCTGGTGTCCCCTCCTGCGCAGTGGCAGAAGCCAAACAGATTGGTCCATACGCttgcatgttcttcttctttattttcaagTGGGTGGCAGAAAGCCGCACTACATCTTTTACATGTAAAAGAAATGCACCAAGATGTGGTAAGTAGCTAGGTGTGGCCCCATCACATGCCCATCAATAATAGCAAGTCATATAttgcatcatttttttattttttcagttcTCCAAACTTCCTTTAATGAAGCGACCACAGTTGAATGAAAAGATTTGTATAACTATgtacaaattaaattaaatgtacGATTGCATGTAAAACAAGAATATTAGGTTGAGCGATTGACAAACCACAGTGTTCAAAATGTTGGTCTAACCAGAGTCTTAGCACATTGGCCGCCGACAGTCCCATCTGCCGCACCTTATACGTGGGTAGGTCCATGCAACCATGAATTATGAGGTGTGCGGTACATTCACCTTGGAAAAGACTTAGGGTTTCTGGGTCGGCACGTGCGGCCAACTCACGGATGGTTGCCAACTCTCCCTTCGTCGGCCTCGAGATCTCTATCTCTCcacctctctctgtctctctctctctctctccacattTAATCATACTTCCTGCTTTGCTTTTCGCGCGACCTTTAACTTTCGCAGCCTTTCCCGGACACgaacattatttttaaattaattcttGTGAAAAACGCACTCCGGTGCTCCTGACCGGTTGGTACTGAAGATAGATAAAATTGCAGACTTCGTCCCCTTAAGAATCCTACTCTCTCACCCAAACTTTCACCCTCGTGGGCCCCTGCATGGATAAACTTGGTGCGGTTGAGGATAGTTCGATTGGGGTCAAGCTAGAAAAAGTCCTACTACTACTATCCTACTAAACGCCAGTAAGGCGCAGGCATGCGGTTGCCGTACGCGCTCCCTCCACCCCGGCTCTCTTTATCGGAACGAAGCTCGCACTAAGCTTTGCGCCGCTTCCCTTCCGCCGGGTTACTCTTTACCTTTTGGGCTTCACCGTTGGGTAACGGTGTAAATGCCGGCTACTTCATGGGAAAGAAAGGTGGGAGCTCGTGGTTGACGGCGGTCAAAAGAGCCTTCAGATCCCCCTCCAAAGACTCCCCAAAGAAGCCCTCCAGACCTCGCGAGGACCCAGACCACGACGAGGATAAGGTCGCTCCCACAACGcatttcctcttcttcccccttttcttctccaaactagtctttcttctttttaCCACTTGCTATACTATGAATCTATTTGGGTGGCggcagaagagggagaagaggagatgGATATTTCTGAAGGCTTCAAGCCAGGAACAGCAGCAGACGCAGCAGGAAGCGGAGGTGAGGTCGGTGACGGCATCATCAGCGGCAAACGCCAGCGCGGAGCAGAGGCATGCAATAGCGGTGGCGGTGGCGACTGCAGCTACCGCGGAGGCGGCCGTCGCGACGGCACAGGCTGCAGCAGAGGTGGTCCGGCTAACTAGGCCTTCTGCCAGCTTTGTCAAAGAGCGCTACGCCGCCATCGTCATCCAAACGGCTT
Above is a genomic segment from Phoenix dactylifera cultivar Barhee BC4 chromosome 2, palm_55x_up_171113_PBpolish2nd_filt_p, whole genome shotgun sequence containing:
- the LOC120104490 gene encoding uncharacterized protein At5g39865-like yields the protein MGCVSSTFLEDEDRIVGGPTIGHHIVSLTSTTYGHLTTLDQPPPQTPPPPPPPPPPPPPSPPSFTRRFLPIPRSEPEVINSWELMAGLDPTTPTKPPLPPSPSPCKENSHRSLPFSDPQRKGNVLRPLNAGQRPVRYSLEMFEKRCPPGGAQVAVLYTTTLRGVRKTFEDCNAVRAAVEELGVWVRERDVSMDMGFREELRELMKGCGVQGPAVPRLFVKGRDIGGAEAVLRIHEEGGLAGLLAGLPMAPRGGVCDGCGGVRFLPCFQCRGSRKVVVVAVAAAEKEEEEKEGVQGGGGNPGKGKVVRCTECNENGLVLCPICY